One region of Streptomyces rishiriensis genomic DNA includes:
- a CDS encoding MFS transporter, protein MRPGRNRGWLLRLVIAFGFAQGAVSMARPAVSYRALALGADERAIGVIAGVYALLPLFAAVPLGRRTDHGRCAPLLPVGVVLISGGCVLSGVAGSLWTMALWSGVMGFGHLCFVIGSQSIVARQSAPHEQDRNFGHFTIGASLGQLVGPIAAGALIGGADMAAGSALALFVAGVGCAVAFTSLWRIEHRDAGPGFRTDTGERVPVGRILHARGVPVGILVSLSVLSATDILTAYLPVVGEHRGIAPSVIGVLLSVRAAASIACRLVLTPLLRVLGRTVLLTVTCLLAALLCAAIALPVPVPGLALILALLGFCLGVGQPLSMTTVVQAAPDGARSTALALRLTGNRLGQVAAPAAAGLVAGVAGVAAPFVMLGVLLLVSSGVAVRSHADAEAAAPRRRSGSGLRRSSDV, encoded by the coding sequence GTGAGGCCCGGCAGGAATCGCGGCTGGCTGCTCCGTCTCGTCATCGCCTTCGGCTTCGCGCAGGGGGCGGTGTCGATGGCCAGGCCCGCCGTCTCCTACCGGGCCCTCGCACTGGGCGCGGACGAACGGGCGATCGGCGTCATCGCGGGTGTGTACGCGCTGCTCCCGCTCTTCGCCGCAGTACCGCTCGGCCGGCGCACCGACCACGGCCGCTGCGCGCCGCTGCTGCCCGTCGGCGTGGTCCTGATCTCCGGCGGCTGTGTGCTGAGCGGTGTCGCCGGCTCCCTGTGGACGATGGCCCTGTGGAGCGGGGTGATGGGCTTCGGTCATCTCTGCTTCGTCATCGGCTCCCAGTCGATCGTCGCCCGGCAGTCCGCGCCGCACGAACAGGACCGCAATTTCGGCCACTTCACCATCGGCGCCTCCCTGGGCCAGTTGGTCGGCCCGATCGCGGCCGGCGCGCTGATCGGCGGTGCCGACATGGCGGCCGGCAGCGCCCTCGCCCTGTTCGTCGCGGGCGTCGGCTGTGCGGTCGCGTTCACCTCGCTGTGGCGCATCGAACACCGCGACGCCGGGCCCGGGTTCCGTACGGACACGGGTGAACGCGTCCCCGTCGGCCGCATCCTGCACGCCCGGGGCGTCCCGGTCGGCATCCTCGTCAGCCTGTCCGTGCTGTCGGCGACCGACATCCTCACCGCCTACCTGCCGGTGGTCGGCGAGCACCGGGGCATCGCGCCGTCCGTCATCGGCGTCCTGCTCAGCGTCCGCGCGGCCGCCTCCATAGCCTGCCGGCTCGTCCTCACCCCTCTGTTGCGGGTGCTCGGCCGGACCGTGCTGCTCACCGTCACCTGTCTGCTGGCGGCTCTGCTGTGCGCCGCGATCGCGCTGCCGGTGCCGGTCCCGGGGCTGGCCCTGATCCTCGCGTTGCTCGGCTTCTGCCTCGGCGTCGGGCAGCCGTTGTCGATGACGACCGTCGTCCAGGCGGCGCCCGACGGCGCCCGTTCCACCGCCCTCGCCCTGCGTCTCACCGGCAACCGGCTGGGCCAGGTCGCCGCGCCCGCCGCCGCGGGGCTGGTGGCCGGGGTCGCGGGGGTGGCGGCGCCGTTCGTGATGCTGGGGGTGCTGTTGCTGGTGTCGTCGGGGGTGGCGGTGCGCTCGCACGCGGACGCGGAGGCGGCCGCGCCCCGGCGCCGGTCCGGATCGGGGTTGCGCCGGTCGAGCGATGTCTGA
- a CDS encoding CitMHS family transporter has protein sequence MLTILGFAMIATFLVLIMLKKMSPIAALVLIPALFCVFVGKGAKLGDYVIDGVTSLAPTAAMLMFAIVYFGVMIDVGLFDPIVRGILKFCKADPLRIVVGTALLAAIVSLDGDGSTTFMITVSAMYPLYKRLKMSLVVMTGVAAMANGVMNTLPWGGPTARAATALKLDASDIFVPMIPALAVGLLFVIALSYVLGRRERARLGTLTLDEVLVEETETVLVGAGGSGDAKTPVRTGSSGSGDAKSPARTGGSGSGADAAAQDGTGFADEEDEDDDFQGLDPHRATLRPRLYWFNALLTVALLTSMIMEWMPIPVLFLLGAALALTVNFPHIPDQRARLAAHADNVLNVSGMVFAAAVFTGVLQGTGMVDHMATWMVDVIPAGMGPHMALVTGVLSLPLTYFMSNDGFYFGVLPVLAEAGAAHGVSPLEMARASLVGQPLHMSSPLVPAVYVLVGMAKVEFGDHTRFVVKWAALTCLAILGAGILFGII, from the coding sequence ATGCTGACCATCCTCGGCTTCGCCATGATCGCGACCTTCCTGGTCCTGATCATGCTGAAGAAGATGTCGCCGATCGCGGCGCTCGTGTTGATCCCGGCACTGTTCTGCGTCTTCGTCGGGAAGGGCGCCAAGCTCGGTGACTACGTCATCGACGGCGTCACCAGCCTCGCCCCCACGGCGGCGATGCTCATGTTCGCGATCGTCTACTTCGGTGTGATGATCGACGTCGGCCTCTTCGACCCGATCGTGCGGGGCATCCTGAAGTTCTGCAAGGCCGACCCGCTCCGCATCGTCGTCGGAACGGCGCTGCTCGCCGCGATCGTCTCCCTCGACGGCGACGGCTCCACCACCTTCATGATCACCGTCTCGGCGATGTACCCGCTGTACAAGCGCCTGAAGATGAGCCTGGTCGTGATGACCGGTGTCGCGGCGATGGCCAACGGCGTGATGAACACGCTGCCCTGGGGCGGCCCGACCGCCCGTGCCGCCACCGCGCTGAAGCTCGACGCCAGCGACATCTTCGTGCCGATGATCCCGGCCCTGGCCGTCGGCCTGCTCTTCGTCATCGCCCTCTCCTACGTCCTCGGCCGCCGCGAGCGCGCCCGGCTCGGCACGCTGACGCTGGACGAGGTGCTGGTCGAGGAGACCGAGACGGTCCTGGTGGGCGCCGGCGGCTCCGGCGACGCGAAAACCCCTGTCCGCACCGGATCTTCCGGCTCCGGCGACGCCAAGTCCCCTGCCCGCACCGGCGGTTCCGGCTCCGGCGCCGACGCGGCCGCTCAGGACGGAACCGGCTTCGCCGACGAGGAGGACGAGGACGACGACTTCCAGGGCCTCGACCCGCACCGGGCCACCCTGCGCCCCCGGCTGTACTGGTTCAACGCGCTGCTCACGGTCGCGCTGCTCACCTCCATGATCATGGAGTGGATGCCGATCCCGGTGCTGTTCCTGCTCGGCGCCGCGCTCGCCCTCACCGTCAACTTCCCGCACATCCCGGACCAGAGGGCCCGGTTGGCGGCTCACGCCGACAACGTCCTCAACGTCTCCGGCATGGTCTTCGCCGCCGCCGTCTTCACCGGCGTCCTCCAGGGCACCGGCATGGTCGACCACATGGCCACCTGGATGGTGGACGTCATCCCCGCGGGCATGGGCCCGCACATGGCCCTCGTCACCGGCGTCCTGAGCCTCCCGCTCACGTACTTCATGTCCAACGACGGCTTCTACTTCGGCGTCCTGCCGGTCCTTGCGGAGGCCGGCGCGGCGCACGGCGTCTCGCCGCTGGAGATGGCCCGCGCCTCCCTCGTCGGGCAGCCCCTGCACATGTCGAGCCCGCTCGTCCCGGCCGTCTACGTCCTCGTCGGCATGGCGAAGGTCGAGTTCGGCGACCACACCAGGTTCGTGGTCAAGTGGGCCGCCCTCACCTGTCTGGCGATCCTCGGCGCGGGCATCCTGTTCGGGATCATCTGA
- a CDS encoding molybdopterin oxidoreductase family protein, whose translation MSRTALRICPLCEATCGLTLTIEGTRVTGARGDREDVFSKGFICPKGASFGAVDGDPDRLRTPLVRRDGELREATWEEAFDAVAAGIRPVVERYGAHSVGVVLGNPNVHTMAGALYPTVLIAGLGTRSLFTASTVDQMPKHVSSGLLYGDANAIPVPDLDHTDHLLLIGANPLESNGSLCTAADFPGKLKALKARGGTLTVIDPRRTRTAKLADRHIAIRPGADALLLAAMAQVLFEELLVDPGEAAPHLEGLEELAEAVRDFTPEAVSAACDVDASLIRTLARELAAAPTAAVYGRIGSCTVPHGTLASWLVDVLNILTGNLDRPGGALFPQAATDRTPRPAGPGHGFRLARWHSRVSRHPEAKGELPLSALAEEIDTATAEGEPIRALVVVAANPVLSAPDGDRLDKALGSLGFMVSVDPYLNETSRHADVVLPPPPPSQSPHHDFAFNTLAVRNQVRYSRPAVPLEPGRMAETEILARLILAATGMHGADPSAVDDLVVGQTLGKAVTEPHSPVHGRDPRELAAQLTGETGPERRLDMMLRLGPYGDGFGTRPDGLSLARLLAHPHGIDLGPLRPRLPQPLKTRSGRIELLPQPIVDDLPRLREALRRRPDEFVLVGRRHLRSNNSWMHNVPALTGGTNRCTLHIHPEDAERLGVRDGAPVRVKGAGGEVTAPAEVTDGVRRGVVSLPHGWGHDRPGTRLSHAAADPGVNVNQLLDGSLLDPLSGNAVLNGVPVDIAPIATH comes from the coding sequence GTGTCCCGCACCGCCCTGCGAATCTGCCCGTTGTGCGAGGCCACCTGCGGGCTGACGCTCACCATCGAGGGGACGAGGGTCACCGGCGCCCGCGGCGACCGGGAGGACGTGTTCAGCAAGGGCTTCATCTGCCCCAAGGGCGCCTCCTTCGGCGCCGTCGACGGCGACCCCGACCGGCTGCGGACGCCCCTGGTGCGCCGGGACGGCGAGCTGCGCGAGGCCACCTGGGAGGAGGCCTTCGACGCCGTGGCCGCCGGGATCCGGCCGGTCGTCGAGCGGTACGGGGCGCACTCCGTGGGAGTCGTCCTCGGCAACCCCAACGTGCACACCATGGCCGGCGCGCTCTATCCGACCGTCCTGATCGCCGGCCTCGGCACCCGCAGCCTCTTCACCGCCTCCACGGTCGACCAGATGCCCAAACACGTCTCCAGCGGACTGCTGTACGGCGACGCCAACGCGATACCGGTGCCGGACCTGGACCACACCGACCACCTTCTGCTCATCGGCGCCAACCCCCTGGAGTCCAACGGCAGTCTGTGCACCGCCGCCGACTTCCCCGGCAAGCTCAAGGCGCTGAAGGCCCGCGGTGGCACCCTCACGGTCATCGACCCGCGCCGCACCCGTACCGCGAAGCTCGCCGACCGGCACATCGCGATCCGGCCGGGCGCCGACGCGCTGCTTCTCGCCGCCATGGCCCAGGTGCTCTTCGAGGAACTCCTCGTCGACCCGGGCGAGGCCGCCCCGCACCTCGAAGGTCTCGAGGAACTCGCGGAAGCGGTGAGGGACTTCACGCCCGAGGCGGTGAGCGCCGCCTGTGACGTGGACGCCTCGCTCATCCGCACGCTGGCCCGCGAACTCGCCGCCGCCCCCACCGCCGCCGTCTACGGCCGCATCGGCAGCTGCACGGTCCCCCACGGCACCCTCGCCAGCTGGCTCGTGGACGTCCTCAACATCCTCACCGGCAACCTCGACCGGCCCGGCGGCGCGCTCTTCCCGCAGGCCGCCACCGACCGCACGCCCCGGCCGGCCGGTCCCGGCCACGGGTTCCGGCTCGCGCGCTGGCACTCCCGGGTGAGCCGGCACCCGGAGGCCAAGGGCGAACTGCCGCTGTCGGCGCTCGCCGAGGAGATCGACACCGCGACGGCGGAGGGGGAGCCGATCCGCGCGCTGGTCGTCGTGGCCGCCAACCCCGTCCTCTCCGCCCCGGACGGCGACCGGCTCGACAAGGCGCTCGGCTCCCTCGGCTTCATGGTCAGCGTCGACCCCTACCTGAACGAGACCTCCCGCCACGCCGACGTGGTGCTGCCCCCGCCGCCGCCCTCGCAGAGTCCCCACCACGACTTCGCCTTCAACACCCTCGCGGTGCGCAACCAGGTCCGCTACAGCCGCCCGGCCGTCCCGCTCGAGCCCGGCCGGATGGCCGAGACCGAGATCCTCGCCCGGCTGATCCTGGCCGCCACCGGGATGCACGGCGCCGACCCGTCCGCGGTGGACGACCTGGTCGTCGGCCAGACCCTCGGCAAGGCCGTGACGGAGCCGCACTCGCCCGTGCACGGCCGTGACCCGCGCGAACTCGCCGCACAGCTCACCGGCGAGACCGGCCCCGAGCGCCGCCTCGACATGATGCTGCGCCTAGGCCCCTACGGCGACGGCTTCGGCACCCGCCCGGACGGACTCTCCCTCGCCCGGCTGCTCGCCCATCCGCACGGCATCGACCTCGGGCCGCTGCGTCCGCGTCTGCCGCAGCCGCTGAAGACGCGCAGCGGGCGGATCGAGCTGCTGCCGCAGCCGATCGTCGACGATCTCCCGCGGCTGCGGGAGGCACTGCGGCGCCGGCCCGACGAGTTCGTCCTGGTCGGGCGGCGTCATCTGCGGTCCAACAACAGCTGGATGCACAACGTCCCCGCGCTCACCGGCGGCACCAACCGCTGCACCCTGCACATCCACCCCGAGGACGCCGAACGGCTCGGTGTGCGGGACGGCGCGCCGGTCCGGGTGAAGGGCGCCGGGGGAGAGGTGACCGCACCGGCCGAGGTCACCGACGGCGTGCGCCGGGGCGTGGTCAGTCTGCCGCACGGCTGGGGTCACGACCGCCCCGGCACCCGCCTCAGCCATGCCGCCGCCGACCCCGGCGTCAACGTCAACCAGCTCCTCGACGGCAGCCTGCTGGACCCGCTGTCGGGCAACGCGGTGCTCAACGGTGTGCCGGTCGACATTGCCCCCATAGCGACCCACTGA
- a CDS encoding TetR/AcrR family transcriptional regulator — protein MSSVPQATSLRRAPVQRRSAERLTRILDACADLLDEVGYDGLSTRAVAERAGVPIGSVYRFFGNKRQMADALAQRNLERYSERVTERLKGALRGDWRTAMDAVLDEYLAMKYTAPGFSLVDFGNQIPVGARHAEPNHRVADRLTDLLSDYLVREPDDDLRRVFLIAVETADTLVQLAFRVDPEGDPKVIAEARELLRAYLARVLD, from the coding sequence ATGAGCTCCGTGCCCCAAGCGACATCGCTCCGTCGCGCGCCCGTGCAGCGGCGCAGCGCCGAACGGCTGACCAGAATCCTCGACGCCTGCGCCGACCTGCTGGACGAGGTCGGCTACGACGGCCTGAGCACCCGGGCCGTCGCCGAACGGGCCGGCGTGCCCATCGGCTCCGTCTACCGCTTCTTCGGCAACAAGCGGCAGATGGCCGACGCGCTGGCGCAGCGCAACCTCGAGCGCTACTCCGAGCGCGTCACCGAGCGGCTGAAGGGGGCGCTCCGGGGGGACTGGCGGACCGCCATGGACGCCGTTCTCGACGAGTACCTGGCCATGAAGTACACCGCACCCGGGTTCTCCCTCGTCGACTTCGGCAACCAGATCCCGGTCGGCGCCCGGCACGCGGAACCCAATCACCGGGTCGCCGACCGCCTCACCGACCTGCTCTCCGACTATCTCGTCCGCGAGCCCGACGACGACCTGCGCCGTGTCTTCCTGATCGCCGTGGAGACCGCGGACACCCTCGTCCAGCTGGCCTTCCGAGTGGACCCGGAAGGCGATCCGAAGGTGATCGCCGAGGCGCGGGAGCTGCTGCGGGCGTATCTGGCACGGGTGCTGGACTGA
- the hmgA gene encoding homogentisate 1,2-dioxygenase: MSSGDARKRAEGLTYLSGFGNEHASEAVPGALPDGRNSPQRAPLGLYAEQLSGTAFTEPRAHNRRSWLYRIRPSAAHPAFARVGDGALRTGPFTETVPDPNRLRWDPLPEPSAGTDFLSGLWTLGGNGDVTQRTGMAVHLYHANATMDRVFSDADGELLIVPEHGGLLLCTEFGRLHAEPGEVALIPRGVRFRVELLDASARGYVCENYGAPFRLPDLGPIGANGLANPRDFRAPVAAYEDVEGPVEVVSKYCGHLWSATYDHSPLDVVAWHGNHLPYVYDLRRFNVIGTISYDHPDPSIFTVLTAPSDTPGLAGVDFVVFAPRWLVGEDTFRPPYFHRNVMSEYMGLIEGAYDAKTAGKGGFVPGGGSLHNMMSAHGPDRETFDRASAAELGPQKIDDGLAFMFETRWPLTLTPHAARADHLQQRYDDVWQGLERHFRPSGGTSDGTLH, translated from the coding sequence ATGAGCAGCGGGGACGCACGCAAGAGGGCCGAGGGCCTGACCTATCTCTCGGGGTTCGGCAACGAGCACGCCTCCGAGGCCGTGCCCGGGGCCCTGCCCGACGGCCGCAACTCCCCGCAGCGCGCGCCTCTCGGCCTGTACGCGGAACAACTCAGCGGCACGGCGTTCACCGAGCCGCGCGCCCACAACCGCCGCTCGTGGCTCTACCGGATCCGTCCGTCCGCCGCACACCCGGCGTTCGCCCGCGTCGGCGACGGCGCCCTGCGCACCGGCCCCTTCACGGAGACGGTCCCCGACCCGAACCGGCTGCGCTGGGATCCGCTGCCCGAGCCGTCGGCGGGCACGGATTTCCTCTCCGGCCTGTGGACCCTCGGCGGCAACGGCGATGTCACCCAGCGCACCGGCATGGCCGTGCACCTGTACCACGCGAACGCCACCATGGACCGCGTGTTCAGCGACGCCGACGGCGAGCTGCTGATCGTCCCCGAGCATGGCGGGCTGCTGCTGTGCACGGAGTTCGGCCGGCTGCACGCCGAGCCCGGTGAGGTGGCGCTGATCCCGCGCGGGGTCCGCTTCCGCGTCGAGCTGCTGGACGCCTCGGCCCGCGGCTACGTCTGCGAGAACTACGGCGCCCCCTTCCGCCTCCCCGACCTCGGCCCGATCGGCGCCAACGGCCTGGCCAACCCCCGTGACTTCCGCGCACCGGTCGCCGCGTACGAGGACGTCGAGGGCCCGGTGGAGGTGGTCAGCAAGTACTGCGGCCACCTCTGGAGCGCGACGTACGACCACTCCCCCCTCGACGTGGTCGCCTGGCACGGCAACCATCTGCCGTACGTCTACGACCTGCGCCGGTTCAACGTCATCGGCACCATCTCCTACGACCACCCGGACCCGTCGATCTTCACGGTGCTGACCGCACCGTCCGACACCCCCGGTCTGGCCGGCGTCGACTTCGTGGTCTTCGCCCCGCGCTGGCTGGTCGGCGAGGACACCTTCCGGCCGCCGTACTTCCACCGGAACGTGATGAGCGAGTACATGGGCCTGATCGAGGGCGCCTACGACGCCAAGACGGCCGGAAAGGGGGGCTTCGTGCCGGGCGGCGGTTCGCTGCACAACATGATGTCGGCGCACGGCCCGGACCGGGAGACCTTCGACCGCGCGAGCGCCGCCGAGCTCGGCCCGCAGAAGATCGACGACGGGCTGGCGTTCATGTTCGAGACCCGCTGGCCGCTCACCCTCACCCCGCACGCGGCCCGGGCGGACCACCTCCAGCAGCGCTACGACGATGTCTGGCAGGGCCTCGAACGACACTTCCGTCCGTCCGGCGGAACGTCCGACGGAACATTGCACTGA
- a CDS encoding GntR family transcriptional regulator, translating into MTSFAPDSIVLTRKLPLWYQVSQSLRASILGRSPHDPLRLPTEEQLAGHYGVSVLTMRQALKELEEEGLITRHRRRGTFIEPSARRGTPVRLLGSVDAIVAQQSAMTTELLDHGRRPVPAEVAEHFPDLAEVATYHRLRSDENTGEPTNHARNYVRPELAARFDPEDLVRRPMTKVLRDLAGVRISRITDTVEARLADPETAQLLLVPLLSPILRYTGVIHDTGGQVLDVAVIHYRGDRFSFSVTLDAT; encoded by the coding sequence GTGACCTCCTTCGCTCCGGACTCGATCGTCCTCACCCGCAAGCTGCCGCTCTGGTACCAGGTGTCGCAGTCGCTGCGCGCCTCGATACTCGGGCGCTCGCCGCACGACCCGCTCCGGTTGCCGACCGAGGAGCAGCTGGCGGGTCACTACGGGGTGAGCGTGCTGACCATGCGACAGGCGCTGAAGGAGCTGGAGGAGGAGGGGCTGATCACCCGGCACCGCCGACGGGGCACGTTCATCGAGCCGAGCGCGCGGCGGGGCACCCCGGTCCGGCTCCTCGGCTCGGTCGACGCGATCGTCGCCCAGCAGTCCGCCATGACCACGGAGCTCCTCGACCACGGCCGCAGGCCGGTCCCGGCGGAAGTCGCCGAGCACTTCCCGGACCTGGCCGAGGTCGCGACGTACCACCGGCTGAGGAGCGACGAGAACACGGGTGAGCCGACCAACCACGCCCGCAACTACGTCCGGCCCGAACTGGCCGCCCGGTTCGATCCCGAGGACCTGGTCCGCCGGCCCATGACGAAGGTGCTGCGGGATCTCGCGGGCGTGCGGATCAGCCGGATCACGGACACGGTCGAGGCCCGGCTCGCGGACCCGGAGACGGCCCAGCTGCTCCTCGTCCCGCTGCTCAGCCCGATCCTGCGCTACACGGGTGTCATCCACGACACCGGCGGGCAGGTCCTCGACGTGGCCGTCATCCACTACCGGGGCGACCGTTTCTCCTTCTCCGTCACGCTCGACGCGACGTGA
- a CDS encoding type ISP restriction/modification enzyme, with the protein MPSVTPDDAPPLADLMPWSVAPPRLGRGWPTDPDAASLKARWDALVRAEGPHREALFEPTRSRTLHTAVGQLPGHPGGTEKLVRASGPCPEPVRVLAAPFDEHWLIPDHRLIDAARPELWRVADERQVFVVETPSPPGPPLLATSLIPLARPGRVRPLYRRPGGAEPNLAPGLLAHLGHSPDPVDFLAWTLTAVRPDLTVPLTRDPELWARGVELGRRVLWLLRRDGDRPRLPGGRRPYVRAPLPSRPLTLHYDRDEETLHLDGGRVSPVPPAAWDFTAGGVRVLEQWFATRTAEPEPGTLAAIRPTTWPQAWTSELLELITVSALFAQARAQQEALTVPDTITAKELRAAGVLPVPDPARHPATVLDHHEEGPEGQFALI; encoded by the coding sequence ATGCCCAGCGTGACGCCCGACGACGCTCCGCCGCTGGCCGACCTCATGCCGTGGTCCGTCGCACCGCCGCGGCTCGGCCGGGGGTGGCCGACGGACCCCGACGCGGCTTCCCTGAAAGCCCGCTGGGACGCCCTGGTGAGGGCCGAGGGCCCGCACCGCGAGGCCCTGTTCGAGCCGACGCGCTCACGCACCCTGCACACGGCGGTCGGGCAACTGCCCGGGCACCCCGGCGGCACGGAGAAGCTCGTCCGCGCCTCGGGCCCCTGCCCCGAGCCGGTGCGGGTGCTGGCCGCGCCCTTCGACGAGCACTGGCTCATCCCCGACCACCGGCTGATCGACGCGGCCCGCCCGGAGCTGTGGCGGGTGGCGGACGAGCGCCAGGTCTTCGTGGTGGAGACGCCGTCCCCGCCGGGGCCGCCCCTGCTCGCGACCTCCCTGATCCCGCTGGCGCGCCCCGGCCGGGTCCGCCCGCTGTACCGGCGCCCCGGCGGCGCGGAACCCAACCTGGCGCCGGGCCTGCTGGCGCACCTCGGCCACTCCCCCGATCCGGTGGACTTCCTGGCCTGGACCCTGACCGCCGTCCGCCCCGACCTCACCGTCCCGCTCACCCGGGACCCCGAGCTGTGGGCCCGTGGCGTGGAGCTGGGCCGCCGCGTCCTGTGGCTGCTGCGCCGCGACGGCGACCGGCCCCGGCTCCCCGGCGGCCGCCGCCCCTACGTCCGCGCCCCGCTGCCCAGCCGGCCCCTGACGCTGCACTACGACCGCGACGAGGAGACCCTGCACCTCGACGGCGGCCGGGTGTCCCCGGTCCCGCCGGCCGCCTGGGACTTCACGGCGGGCGGCGTCCGCGTCCTGGAGCAGTGGTTCGCGACCCGGACCGCGGAGCCGGAGCCGGGCACCCTGGCCGCGATCCGCCCGACGACCTGGCCGCAGGCCTGGACCTCCGAACTCCTCGAACTGATCACGGTCTCGGCGCTCTTCGCGCAAGCGCGCGCCCAGCAGGAGGCGTTGACGGTGCCGGACACGATCACGGCGAAGGAGCTGCGCGCGGCGGGCGTCCTGCCGGTCCCCGACCCGGCCCGGCACCCGGCGACGGTCCTCGACCACCACGAGGAGGGCCCGGAGGGCCAGTTCGCCCTGATCTAG
- a CDS encoding CaiB/BaiF CoA transferase family protein — MDQSPPPSPAPLEGLTVVAVEQAVAAPFATRQLADLGARVIKVERIDGGDFARGYDTAAAGLASHFVWCNRGKESIALDLKDPRGLDVVRRLTADADVFVQNLAQGAAARLGLDAATLCAAHPRLVAVDISGYGASGPYADKRAYDMLVQCEAGLVSVTGTPEQPVKAGIPAADIAAAMYAFSGVLAALVRRGTTGRGGPVEVSMLEALAEWMGHPLHHAMHGGTAPARTGLAHAVIAPYDAYATADGGRVLLSVQNDREWRRLAGQVVGRPGLGTDPAYATNAARVANRERTDALVAAALGALDTDEALARLEGAGIACARLRDLHELAEHPQLAARERWREVGTPVGPLRALLPPITLPGGAEARMGDVPALGEHTEALLRAVGMTDEEIAALRRDGVAA, encoded by the coding sequence ATGGATCAGAGCCCCCCGCCGTCGCCCGCGCCCCTGGAGGGCCTCACCGTCGTCGCCGTCGAGCAGGCGGTCGCGGCCCCGTTCGCCACCCGGCAGCTCGCCGACCTGGGCGCCCGGGTGATCAAGGTCGAGCGGATCGACGGCGGTGACTTCGCCCGCGGCTACGACACGGCCGCCGCCGGCCTCGCCTCGCACTTCGTGTGGTGCAACCGGGGCAAGGAGTCCATCGCGCTGGACCTCAAGGACCCGCGGGGCCTGGACGTCGTACGGCGGCTGACCGCCGACGCGGACGTGTTCGTGCAGAACCTCGCGCAGGGAGCGGCGGCCCGGCTGGGTCTGGACGCGGCCACCCTGTGCGCGGCGCATCCGCGGCTGGTCGCCGTCGACATCTCCGGGTACGGGGCGAGCGGGCCGTACGCGGACAAGCGGGCCTACGACATGCTCGTGCAGTGCGAGGCGGGGCTGGTGTCGGTGACCGGGACGCCCGAGCAGCCGGTGAAGGCGGGGATCCCTGCGGCGGACATCGCGGCGGCCATGTACGCCTTCTCGGGCGTGCTGGCGGCGCTGGTGCGGCGGGGCACGACCGGACGGGGCGGCCCGGTGGAGGTGTCGATGCTGGAGGCGCTCGCGGAGTGGATGGGGCATCCGCTGCACCACGCGATGCACGGCGGCACCGCCCCGGCCCGCACCGGCCTCGCGCACGCGGTGATCGCGCCCTACGACGCCTACGCCACCGCGGACGGCGGGCGGGTGCTGCTCTCCGTGCAGAACGACCGGGAGTGGCGGCGGCTGGCCGGACAGGTCGTCGGCCGGCCGGGCCTGGGGACGGATCCGGCGTACGCCACGAACGCGGCAAGGGTGGCGAACCGGGAGCGCACGGACGCGCTGGTGGCAGCGGCGCTGGGCGCCTTGGACACCGACGAGGCACTCGCGCGGCTGGAGGGCGCGGGCATCGCGTGCGCACGCCTGAGGGATCTGCACGAGCTGGCGGAGCATCCGCAGCTGGCGGCCCGTGAGCGGTGGCGGGAGGTGGGGACGCCGGTCGGACCGCTGCGGGCGCTGCTGCCCCCGATCACGCTGCCGGGCGGGGCGGAGGCACGGATGGGAGACGTGCCCGCGCTCGGGGAGCACACCGAAGCGCTGCTGCGTGCCGTGGGGATGACGGACGAGGAGATCGCAGCGCTGCGCCGGGACGGTGTGGCCGCCTGA
- a CDS encoding anti-sigma factor — protein sequence MSVLGLFRREDLHSLAAPYALDALEPDERRRFEKHLTGCDRCSAEVRALTEDAVRLAWSQAAQPPAALRSRVLAAVQRTAQESPRATARGRAPQLPPHVWGAQPPPGRSGGTSHAFGRAGAPRARRPLFVPFATATAAAALVVASLFAVQAGRAQDELGAERDRAREIAHVLAAPDARASTGKDAQGRSIGVVASAAEGQAVVTLSGYGALPTGQVHQLWLMRPDAQPRSLGLFDADTPLVATGLEKAATSLAVTVEPDGGSPQPTTQPVVQLTLKSVGFGE from the coding sequence ATGAGTGTGCTCGGCCTGTTCCGCCGCGAGGATCTGCACTCGCTGGCCGCCCCCTACGCGCTCGACGCCCTCGAACCCGACGAACGCCGCCGCTTCGAGAAGCATCTGACGGGCTGCGACCGCTGCTCCGCCGAGGTGCGGGCGCTCACCGAGGACGCCGTCCGGCTCGCGTGGTCCCAGGCCGCGCAGCCACCGGCCGCCCTGCGCAGCCGGGTGCTGGCGGCCGTGCAGAGGACCGCGCAGGAGTCCCCCCGCGCGACGGCGAGGGGCCGCGCGCCCCAACTGCCGCCGCACGTGTGGGGAGCCCAGCCACCGCCCGGGCGCTCCGGGGGCACCTCCCACGCCTTCGGCCGTGCGGGAGCCCCCCGCGCGCGCCGCCCGCTGTTCGTGCCGTTCGCCACGGCCACCGCCGCGGCGGCCCTCGTCGTCGCCTCGCTCTTCGCCGTCCAGGCGGGCCGCGCCCAGGACGAACTCGGCGCCGAGCGCGACCGGGCGCGTGAGATCGCCCACGTTCTCGCGGCTCCCGACGCGCGGGCGAGCACCGGTAAGGACGCGCAGGGCCGCAGTATCGGAGTGGTCGCCTCCGCCGCGGAGGGACAGGCGGTGGTCACCCTGAGCGGATACGGCGCGCTGCCCACCGGACAGGTGCATCAGCTGTGGCTCATGCGCCCCGACGCGCAACCGCGCTCCCTCGGGCTCTTCGACGCCGACACGCCCTTGGTCGCCACCGGTCTCGAGAAGGCCGCGACGTCACTCGCTGTGACCGTCGAACCCGACGGCGGGTCACCTCAGCCCACTACTCAGCCGGTTGTCCAACTCACCCTGAAATCGGTTGGATTCGGAGAGTGA